The Maylandia zebra isolate NMK-2024a linkage group LG4, Mzebra_GT3a, whole genome shotgun sequence genome includes a window with the following:
- the amn gene encoding protein amnionless, with the protein MLKIPDMLLLFCLVGVANALYKQWIPDTNYENKTNWDKGDIPCGNDIVQFSAQRKVSVFVETTHAVLEMRLPVDGEFILNSGAGFYAVTGQDPGCGTGVTTEFKDSESFQWYDPTLWQAAATLNDLEQGNFLFSVHEESVPCHYDDVVFKALSSFRVDTSSSHSSITVKSVSVLGDTFTTQSEFSQYLSSSLGKLQFHGSSAVAVGNPACEDPSGCDCGNSVHHQQICSTVTCDSPNCKNPLRPTGHCCDVCGAIVTLLFDDGFNLQTYRERIRHLFLALPQYQSIQLGMSKVLKPQRLMGIISLGTLSEIQIVILDGEQGIQSAALAQDIMKDARSHGSNLGISGVEVQTSSEETGDSAGLAVGVVFGVLLLITLIILGVLIHKGVVQMPTLNRFKNRNNIPDLGGPLDHGFDNPMFDQPTMMPDIPSLYGTGVSNSISMTQTAVHFVNPVYDESETDFTA; encoded by the coding sequence ATGCTGAAAATACCAGACATGCTCTTGCTCTTCTGTCTCGTTGGGGTAGCAAATGCCCTATATAAACAGTGGATTCCTGATACAAACTATGAGAATAAGACCAACTGGGACAAAGGCGATATTCCTTGTGGCAATGACATAGTTCAGTTTTCGGctcaaagaaaagtgtctgtgtttgtggagACCACTCATGCTGTGCTGGAGATGAGGTTGCCAGTTGATGGGGAGTTCATCCTGAATTCAGGAGCTGGATTTTATGCTGTCACCGGGCAGGACCCAGGCTGTGGAACGGGTGTCACGACCGAGTTTAAAGATTCAGAGTCATTTCAGTGGTACGATCCAACTCTATGGCAGGCAGCTGCAACTCTGAATGACCTAGAGCAAGGAAACTTCCTATTCTCTGTCCACGAGGAGAGCGTCCCCTGCCATTACGatgatgttgtttttaaagcccTCTCCTCCTTCAGAGTGGACACCAGCTCTAGTCATTCTAGCATCACTGTCAAATCTGTGTCTGTGCTGGGGGATACATTTACTACCCAGTCTGAGTTCTCCCAGTATCTCAGCTCAAGTTTGGGCAAACTGCAGTTTCATGGATCCTCTGCTGTTGCTGTCGGAAACCCAGCCTGTGAGGATCCCTCTGGTTGTGACTGTGGGAATTCTGTACACCATCAGCAGATCTGTAGCACAGTAACGTGTGACTCTCCAAACTGTAAGAACCCTCTTCGCCCAACAGGACACTGTTGTGATGTGTGTGGTGCCATTGTTACCCTCCTTTTTGATGACGGTTTTAACCTTCAGACTTACAGGGAACGAATCCGTCACCTTTTTCTTGCCCTGCCACAATACCAGTCCATTCAGCTGGGGATGTCCAAAGTCTTAAAGCCACAGCGGCTGATGGGGATAATCAGTCTTGGTACGTTATCTGAAATCCAGATAGTAATACTGGATGGAGAGCAGGGAATACAGTCAGCAGCTTTGGCCCAGGACATAATGAAGGATGCTCGTTCTCATGGCTCTAATTTGGGAATCTCCGGAGTTGAAGTTCAGACCTCTTCTGAGGAAACTGGAGATAGTGCAGGGTTGGCAGTTGGAGTTGTTTTTGGAGTTTTACTGCTGATTACACTCATTATCTTGGGTGTCTTGATTCATAAAGGGGTTGTTCAAATGCCAACACTGAACAGATTCAAAAATAGAAACAACATACCAGATCTCGGTGGACCTCTCGACCATGGGTTTGATAATCCTATGTTTGACCAGCCCACTATGATGCCTGACATTCCTAGTCTATATGGGACTGGAGTTAGTAATTCAATCTCGATGACTCAGACAGCTGTACACTTTGTAAACCCAGTTTATGATGAGAGTGAAACAGATTTTACTGCCTAA
- the ush1ga gene encoding pre-mRNA splicing regulator USH1G isoform X1, with the protein MNDRYHKAARDGYLDLLKEATRKDLNAPDEDGMTPTLWAAYHGNLEALRLIVSRGGNPDKCDIWGNTPLHLAAANGHLNCLFFLVSFGANIWCLDNDYHTPLDMAATKNHMDCVRYLDSIAAKQTSLNPKLVSKLKDRAFRDAEQRIKECMKMQKKHHKRMERKFYKEVSETSASDVMSFSSYTSSSLSHKLLNLNTATVSVPYSQATLHATSRGKTKIQKKLEKKKQGDGTFKIYEDGRKSVRSLSGLQLGNDVMFVKQGTYVNPKDRARRNVRDMFPRDNDDAISRAMSEPDLHGPDVDYSEISTDSGHDSLFNRPGLGTMVFRRNYVSGGMFDLRSHDAASVARSGNNVRLRSRLQQYPSLDEDSIGSARSLQERNVEELPWEEVELGLDDDDEPDTSPLEVFLATQSMNDFFSIFKREKIDLAALLLCSDHDLKSIHIPLGPRKKILDACKRRRETLVEPDYIEDTEL; encoded by the exons ATGAATGACAGATACCATAAGGCGGCCCGGGATGGCTACCTGGACCTACTTAAAGAGGCAACTCGGAAGGATCTCAACGCGCCGGATGAGGATGGCATGACACCGACGTTATGGGCAGCTTATCACGGCAACCTGGAAGCTCTGCGACTGATTGTGTCGAGGGG GGGAAACCCAGACAAGTGTGACATATGGGGGAACACGCCGCTCCACCTGGCAGCTGCCAATGGTCACCTCAACTGCCTTTTCTTCCTGGTATCTTTTGGTGCCAACATATGGTGCTTGGATAATGACTACCACACACCTTTGGACATGGCTGCCACGAAGAATCACATGGATTGTGTCCGCTACCTGGATTCCATCGCTGCCAAGCAGACAAGCCTTAATCCCAAGCTGGTCAGCAAGCTGAAGGATCGGGCATTTCGTGATGCTGAACAGCGAATCAAAGAATGCATGAAGATGCAGAAGAAGCACCACAAACGTATGGAGAGAAAGTTTTACAAGGAAGTTTCTGAGACGTCTGCATCAGATGTCATGAGTTTCTCCAGCTACACGAGCAGCTCTCTTAGCCACAAGCTGCTCAACTTAAACACAGCCACTGTCAGTGTGCCATATTCCCAG GCAACTCTCCATGCCACAAGCCGAGGGAAGACAAAGATCCAGaagaagctggagaagaaaaaacaaggagATGGCACCTTTAAAATCTACGAAGATGGTAGGAAAAGTGTGCGCTCCCTCTCTGGACTTCAATTGGGTAATGATGTCATGTTTGTCAAACAAGGGACTTATGTCAACCCAAAGGATCGTGCCCGGCGCAATGTTCGCGACATGTTTCCCAGAGACAATGACGATGCCATTTCACGTGCCATGAGTGAGCCAGACCTCCATGGACCAGATGTGGACTATTCTGAGATCAGCACTGATTCTGGACACGATTCCCTGTTCAACCGACCCGGTCTTGGCACCATGGTGTTTAGGAGGAACTATGTGAGCGGAGGAATGTTTGACCTTAGAAGTCACGATGCAGCCAGTGTGGCCCGTTCAGGCAATAATGTGCGTTTACGCAGTCGATTGCAGCAATACCCAAGTCTAGATGAAGACAGCATTGGCAGTGCACGCAGCCTACAGGAGAGAAATGTTGAAGAACTGCCTTGGGAAGAAGTTGAACTAGggctggatgatgatgatgagcctGATACAAGCCCTTTGGAGGTCTTCCTCGCCACCCAGAGCATGAATGACTTTTTCTCCATCTTCAAAAGGGAGAAGATTGACCTTGCAGCGCTGTTACTGTGCTCCGATCATGACCTTAAGAGCATCCATATACCCTTAGGACCAAGGAAAAAGATCTTAGATGCCTGTAAGAGACGACGAGAGACTTTAGTTGAGCCTGACTACATCGAGGACACAGAATT ATAA
- the ush1ga gene encoding pre-mRNA splicing regulator USH1G isoform X2, whose translation MNDRYHKAARDGYLDLLKEATRKDLNAPDEDGMTPTLWAAYHGNLEALRLIVSRGGNPDKCDIWGNTPLHLAAANGHLNCLFFLVSFGANIWCLDNDYHTPLDMAATKNHMDCVRYLDSIAAKQTSLNPKLVSKLKDRAFRDAEQRIKECMKMQKKHHKRMERKFYKEVSETSASDVMSFSSYTSSSLSHKLLNLNTATVSVPYSQATLHATSRGKTKIQKKLEKKKQGDGTFKIYEDGRKSVRSLSGLQLGNDVMFVKQGTYVNPKDRARRNVRDMFPRDNDDAISRAMSEPDLHGPDVDYSEISTDSGHDSLFNRPGLGTMVFRRNYVSGGMFDLRSHDAASVARSGNNVRLRSRLQQYPSLDEDSIGSARSLQERNVEELPWEEVELGLDDDDEPDTSPLEVFLATQSMNDFFSIFKREKIDLAALLLCSDHDLKSIHIPLGPRKKILDACKRRRETLVEPDYIEDTEL comes from the exons ATGAATGACAGATACCATAAGGCGGCCCGGGATGGCTACCTGGACCTACTTAAAGAGGCAACTCGGAAGGATCTCAACGCGCCGGATGAGGATGGCATGACACCGACGTTATGGGCAGCTTATCACGGCAACCTGGAAGCTCTGCGACTGATTGTGTCGAGGGG GGGAAACCCAGACAAGTGTGACATATGGGGGAACACGCCGCTCCACCTGGCAGCTGCCAATGGTCACCTCAACTGCCTTTTCTTCCTGGTATCTTTTGGTGCCAACATATGGTGCTTGGATAATGACTACCACACACCTTTGGACATGGCTGCCACGAAGAATCACATGGATTGTGTCCGCTACCTGGATTCCATCGCTGCCAAGCAGACAAGCCTTAATCCCAAGCTGGTCAGCAAGCTGAAGGATCGGGCATTTCGTGATGCTGAACAGCGAATCAAAGAATGCATGAAGATGCAGAAGAAGCACCACAAACGTATGGAGAGAAAGTTTTACAAGGAAGTTTCTGAGACGTCTGCATCAGATGTCATGAGTTTCTCCAGCTACACGAGCAGCTCTCTTAGCCACAAGCTGCTCAACTTAAACACAGCCACTGTCAGTGTGCCATATTCCCAG GCAACTCTCCATGCCACAAGCCGAGGGAAGACAAAGATCCAGaagaagctggagaagaaaaaacaaggagATGGCACCTTTAAAATCTACGAAGATGGTAGGAAAAGTGTGCGCTCCCTCTCTGGACTTCAATTGGGTAATGATGTCATGTTTGTCAAACAAGGGACTTATGTCAACCCAAAGGATCGTGCCCGGCGCAATGTTCGCGACATGTTTCCCAGAGACAATGACGATGCCATTTCACGTGCCATGAGTGAGCCAGACCTCCATGGACCAGATGTGGACTATTCTGAGATCAGCACTGATTCTGGACACGATTCCCTGTTCAACCGACCCGGTCTTGGCACCATGGTGTTTAGGAGGAACTATGTGAGCGGAGGAATGTTTGACCTTAGAAGTCACGATGCAGCCAGTGTGGCCCGTTCAGGCAATAATGTGCGTTTACGCAGTCGATTGCAGCAATACCCAAGTCTAGATGAAGACAGCATTGGCAGTGCACGCAGCCTACAGGAGAGAAATGTTGAAGAACTGCCTTGGGAAGAAGTTGAACTAGggctggatgatgatgatgagcctGATACAAGCCCTTTGGAGGTCTTCCTCGCCACCCAGAGCATGAATGACTTTTTCTCCATCTTCAAAAGGGAGAAGATTGACCTTGCAGCGCTGTTACTGTGCTCCGATCATGACCTTAAGAGCATCCATATACCCTTAGGACCAAGGAAAAAGATCTTAGATGCCTGTAAGAGACGACGAGAGACTTTAGTTGAGCCTGACTACATCGAGGACACAGAATTGTGA
- the LOC101471984 gene encoding proton channel OTOP2 — protein MSISSCYEFNCLTTGNQCEPCRMMAQDKETEEVHQSNNINSPCQEGSKDEPELKISSAEVGKEKSQSWGWMGSGIICVNILILGSVLVTGSTYEDINIKAPHLQIFLIIILLLTSMWMIYYSIYTARIKNAVNYKDVHAGPTWLRGGLVLFAVLSIIMDIFKLASYVGYLHCGSAVKVAFPVVQIVFTFVQTYFLWVHSKDCVQLQKNISCCGLMLTLSTNLVLWMTAVAEESVHQTLVPTNLDNITKLTGRSLYISRASYGDRECKCSHSSCSIFKVAYYYLYPFNIEYSLFASAMAYIMWKNVGRLVGEHGHAKIKFRLNGIYIGPTFGILLVIAGLATFIAYEMEMKNEDAKTKEEALMMHFIMNIVIVSLMSIVTVIGMMIYRVDDREHVSEKSPTRNLDVGLLVGASLGQFVISYFSIIAMISTGVKDPLNRLDLSFAIIMVIQLGLQNFFIIEGLHRLPSHKVKEPSVIVNPYVVEPGNDMNNHEGSNTNTETSPDMPEDNLQGDKIQYKYKPLWKRQVLKEVCMFLLMGNIILWIMPAFGARPQFDHTTETEFYKFNVWAPVVNVGLPFGIFYRMHSVANLFEVFLIS, from the exons ATGTCTATCAGCTCTTGCTATGAGTTTAACTGTTTGACCACAGGAAATCAATGTGAACCCTGCAGAATGATGGCCCAGGACAAGGAAACAGAGGAGGTCCACCAGTCAAACAACATAAATTCACCTTGTCAGGAGGGAAGCAAGGATGAACCCGAACTGAAGATCTCTTCTGCAGAAGTTGGGAAGGAAAAAAGCCAAAGTTGGGGATGGATGGGATCTGGGATCATATGTGTAAACATTTTGATCCTGGGCAGTGTCTTGGTCACCGGGAGTACTTATGAAGATATAAATATCAAAGCCCCTCACCTGCAGATTttcctcatcatcatcctcctGCTTACCTCCATGTGGATGATTTATTACAGCATCTACACAGCCAGGATTAAAAATGCTGTCAATTACAAGGATGTCCACGCTGGGCCAACTTGGCTCAGGG GAGGACTTGTGCTGTTTGCAGTCCTCAGCATTATCATGGATATTTTCAAGCTTGCCAGCTATGTTGGATACCTCCACTGTGGTTCTGCAGTTAAAGTTGCATTTCCCGTGGTGCAAATTGTTTTCACATTTGTGCAG ACATACTTCTTGTGGGTCCATTCCAAAGACTGCGTGCAGCTACAAAAGAACATTTCTTG TTGTGGGCTgatgctcaccctctccacaaATCTGGTTTTGTGGATGACTGCAGTTGCTGAGGAGTCTGTTCACCAAACGTTAGTTCCCACCAATCTGGACAACATCACTAAACTCACTGGGCGAAGTTTGTACATCAGTAGAG CAAGTTATGGAGACCGTGagtgtaagtgcagccactctTCATGTAGCATCTTCAAGGTTGCCTACTACTACTTGTACCCTTTCAATATCGAGTACAGCCTCTTTGCATCTGCTATGGCCTACATCATGTGGAAAAACGTGGGTCGATTAGTAGGTGAACATGGCCACGCCAAAATCAAATTCCGTCTTAACGGCATATATATTGGTCCTACTTTTGGAATCCTGTTAGTGATCGCAGGGCTGGCGACCTTCATTGCAtatgaaatggaaatgaaaaatgaagatgCAAAAACCAAAGAAGAAGCATTGATGATGCACTTTATCATGAATATAGTCATAGTGAGCCTCATGTCTATTGTGACTGTGATCGGCATGATGATTTACAGGGTTGATGACCGCGAACACGTGTCAGAAAAAAGTCCCACACGCAACTTGGATGTGGGGTTGCTGGTCGGAGCCTCACTGGGACAGTTCGTCATAAGCTATTTCAGTATCATAGCCATGATTTCAACAGGAGTCAAAGACCCCCTGAATAGGCTTGATCTGTCCTTTGCCATAATTATGGTGATCCAGCTTGGCCTGCAGAACTTTTTCATCATTGAAGGTCTGCATCGGCTGCCTTCTCACAAAGTGAAGGAACCATCTGTGATTGTAAATCCTTATGTGGTGGAACCCGGCAATGACATGAACAACCACGAAGGCTCAAACACGAACACAGAGACAAGCCCTGATATGCCAGAAGATAACCTGCAAGGCGACAAGATACAGTACAAATACAAACCGTTGTGGAAGCGACAAGTGTTGAAGGAGGTCTGCATGTTTTTGCTCATGGGAAACATCATT TTGTGGATCATGCCTGCATTCGGTGCTCGTCCTCAGTTTGACCACACCACTGAAACTGAATTCTACAAATTCAACGTATGGGCTCCTGTTGTAAACGTGGGACTTCCTTTTGGCATCTTTTACCGAATGCATTCGGTTGCCAACCTTTTTGAGGTGTTTCTGATATCATAA